From the genome of Sulfurimonas paralvinellae:
GGTTACAGCAAGTGCAGGTGTGAGTGAACGTAAACAACATGTCTCTTTGGAAGCTACAGTCAACTCCGCTGATGAGTATCTTTATATTGCAAAGAAAAACGGAAGAAACAGAGTCGAGTATAAAAAGTAGTGCTACAAGAGTTCTTAGATGCTAAACCGCTCTTTTATGATGAGATAGATTATGATCGTATGCCGTGTGTTTATGGGCGTATATCATCTCAATTTAAATTTCCGAAAATCATTCATATTATTGGAACAAACGGTAAAGGCACTACCGGCCGTTTTTTAGCAACAGCTCTTTATAAAAAGGGCTACAGAGTCGGTCACTATACTTCCCCCCATATTTTACAATTTAATGAACGTGTCTGGTTTAACGGTAGCGATGTTGCTATGGAATGTTTAGAATCGACGCATAAAAAACTGCTTGCTCTCCTCACGCAAGATGAAGCTGAGTCGCTCAGCTATTTTGAATATACGACACTGCTTGCAATGCTTTACTATTCAGATAAGAGTGACTTTGTCGTTTTGGAAGCTGGACTTGGTGGAGAACATGACGCGACCGCTGTTTTTGCCAATGATCTGACCCTCGTTACACCCATAGCTATGGATCATGAAGCCTTCTTGGGATCTGATATAGAGAGTATTGCAAAAACAAAGTTAAATGCTGCTCAAAAGGCAGTTATTATTGCAAAGCAACGATATAAGGTTGTGTACGATATTATGAATGAACTGCAAAAAGAAAAAGGATTGCAGACATTTCGAGTGGAAGAACTCTTGGATGAGAAAGACCGTCAAAATATTTTAAAAATAGCCGAGCACGAAATATTGGCTACCTATCTTCAAACAAATCTTGCTTTGGCGATAGCCGCATTGAAGTATTTTAAAATTGAGTACAGTGTTGAAGATTTTTATAATGCAAAGCTTTTTGGAAGACTTTCAGTTTTAGAAAAAAATATTATAGTCGATGTTGGACACAATGTCTTAGCAGCAGAGTCTATTTCAGAGAGTTTAAAAAATAACAAATATACTTTAGTCTATAATAGCTACAAAGATAAAAACTATAAAGAGATATTGTCAGTTTTAAAACCAATTATCGAGACAGTCGAATTGATAGATGTCTATAATGCAAGAGTAGAAGAGAGTGGCTACTTGCAGCAGACTCTTGAAGATTTAGGTATAAACTATAGTAAGTTTAAAAAGTTAGAGACAGAGAAAAAGTACCTTGTATTTGGTTCTTTTTCAGTCGTGGAGGCATTTTTGAAGGTATATCGTGGATAAACATTTTACCGTAACCATTCATGATGACAATGGCTACAAACAGTTCAATCTGCATAAGTTTGTAAAAAAAGCCTTCTTATATGCAGGAATTTTTCTGCTTACGTTAGCGTTGATAGCCGTTGGAACCATTTTATATCTCAACTACAGTGTAGAGAGCGTTCAAAAGAAAAGAGATGCTATAGAAAAGGCATATTTGGAGATGAAAAAAGAGAATGCTGCGCTTGAAAATTCAATGAAGGCCACACGTTACTCTTTGGATGAAAAGAAAAAGCAGCTCCATCAGCTTTCCGATTCTCTTACTGAAATCGAAACTTTGATAGGTCTCAAACCCTTGGGTGATGAATCATTACAGGATCGTGTAAGCATTGCAAAATTAAGTTCTTCCCAAAGAGCGACACTGCTGCAGCTCATTCCCAGCGGTTCTCCTGTGGCGTATCGCGGTATTACAAGTAAATTCGGCTATAGAATTCATCCGACTTTGGGCACGAAAGAGTTTCATCGCGGAACAGATATGAAAGCACAGCTCAATACACCCGTTTATGCAACGGCAGATGGTCTTGTGGAGTGGGCGGGGTATCACAAAAGCAGCGGTTTTGGCCGTCTTATCATTTTAGAACATGTATATGGATTCAAGTCTTACTACGGTCACTTAAACAAAGTTGTGGTAAAATCCGGAAAATTTGTAAAAAAAGGTGACCTTATCGGATATACCGGTAATTCAGGGCTCAGCAACGGACCGCATCTGCATTACGAGATTCGTTTTATCCACCGAGCGCTCAATCCGTTTTATTTTATAAAATGGACGCAGCATCACTATAATGAAATATTTCAAAAGGAGAAAAAAGTACCATGGCAATCTTTAATAATGGCGACGTCGCGACTAAAAGTAGTTCCACAGATTCAAACACAACAATCATTACAGCCGGAGCAAAAATCACAGGAGAAGTTGAGCTCTCGTGTAATCTCTACATCGACGGTGAACTAGAAGGCAGCATTACATCTTCCAAAGAGGTAAATGTCGGTAAGAACGGTCATGTCAAAGGCAATATAGTGACAAATAGACTGGTTGTTCAAGGGTATGTCGAAGGTAGTGTTGAAGCGGACCGTGTTGAGATCAAAGCAGCGGGACATGTTAACGGTGAGATCACCTCGATTGAACTTGTGATTGAGTCAAAAGGTGTCTTTGAAGGGAACTCTATCGTAAAAAACAGCTCAAATCATGCGAACATAGAAAAAACAGCAACAGCAAAACAAGTATAATTCAGGAACTTAATGTCTCAAGCTGCACTTTATAATTATTTAAAAAATTCTCACGAGGCAATAGATGTTCTTGTCTGCGAGGACTCCAAAGAAGCTGATGAACTGCAAAATGTAGTAAAGTTCTTTAACAAAGATGTTGTTGTCTTCCCTGATTTTCGTCCATCATACGGGGATGATCTGCGCTCTTATAAAGAAGAACTGCATGAGCTTTTACATGCTTTGCGTGAGTACCATTCATCAAAGAAAAAACCGCTTGTTATCTCGCCTTTGAAAACACTTCTTTTCCCTCTGCCGAAACCTGAGCTTATGAGTGAAATGACTTTGGAATTCGGTACAGAAATAGATCTTGCCGCCTTTAAGGAAAAGATGCTCTTTTGGGGGTACACCTTTGTCGATATGGTGCAGGTTGCCGGTGAGATTTCACATCGCGGCGATATTATTGATATCTTTGTGCCGTCATCTAAAAATCCTGTCAGGATCTCACTTTTCGATACAGAGATAGAACAGATCAAAGCATTTGACCTCGATACGCAGAGAACACTGGGTGAAGAACTTGAGAGTGTCAAGATAACGAGTGCTTTTTTCGCACTCGATGAAGCAAGTTACAATGAACTCAACAAACGAATAGAGGCAAGTGCGTTCGATGCACTCTCACGTGATATTGCTTCGCTTGGTTTTTGGCATCTTGATGCGATGGCGGAGAATTTTTTAGATGGTAAAAAAGCGCTGCTTTCACGCAGTCTCGATAATGCTCTTGTCGATGCCTATGCTATCAATAACCCGCAGATCTCACGTGAGGCATTTGAACTTGATATACTGCCTGAGAATGAGAGTGTGAAAGAGCTGGTTGTTGCCAATGTTGAGCAGTTGATAAAAGTTCACAAAGAGAAAAAGATCACGCTTATCGCAGCCAATAAAGCGACGGTGAAACAGGCGGGAATCTATGATACGACAAATATTAATGTCGTTGAAGCGCCCTATATTTTAAATATTATCACCGATGATGAGCTTGTTATCTCACTCAACAAGCCATCAAAGAAGCGAAGACGCAGAAAAAGTTCAATACTGCTGGATGACCTTAAAACCGGAGATTATGTCGTTCATGAAGATTATGGTGTGGGTATCTTTGAGAAAATCGAGCAGACTGAGATACTCGGTGGTGTAAAAGATTTCATTGTCATCAAGTATGTCGGAGATGACAAAATACTGCTTCCGGTTGAAAATCTAGACTACATTGATCGTTACATAGCCGGAGGCGGCAGTGTGCCTGTTCTTGATAGACTTGGAAAAGGAAGTTTTGGAAAATTAAAAGCAAAAGTCCGTAAACGTCTTTTGGAAATTGCCGGTCAGATTGTTAACACGGCTGCGGCACGCGCGCTTATCAAAGCACCTAAGATCTCTCTTAGTAAAAAAGAAGTGCAGGAGTTTCAGGCACTCTCCGGATTTGATTATACCGATGATCAGACACTCTCAGTCAACGAGATACTCACACAGATGAGTTCGGGGCATATCATGGACAGGCTGCTCAGCGGTGATGTCGGTTTTGGAAAGACGGAGATAGCACTCAATACAATCTATGCCGCATATAAATCGGGCTATCAGTCCGCTTTTATCGTTCCGACGACACTTCTCTCTGCACAGCACTTTAGAAGTCTGGATGAGCGTTTCAGCGAACTTGGCATTCGTTATGCAAAACTGGACAGATTTGTAACTGCCAAAGAGAAAAATGCCATCATAAAAGGGCTTGCAAGCGGTGAGATAGACTGTGTTGTCGGTACGCATACACTTTTTGGGCTGGAGTTTAAAAAGCTCGGTGTTGTTATCATAGATGAAGAGCACAAGTTTGGAGTGAAGCAAAAAGAGAAGATAAAAGAGCTCTATCATAATGTTCACCTGCTTTCCATGTCGGCAACACCGATTCCACGTTCACTCAATCAGGCGCTGAGTTCCATCAAAACCATGTCACAGCTGCTCACGCCGCCAAGTGAGCGTCAAGGGGTGCGTACCTTTGTTAAAGAGTACGATGAAAAGCTTATCAAAGAGGTTATCCTGCGTGAGCTTCGCCGCGGCGGGCAGGTCTTTTATGTACATAACTCCATCGATCATATGCCGATAAAAATGGGTGAACTAAAGGCCTTGCTTCCTGATCTGAGAATACTTATGCTGCATTCGAAGATCTCTGCCGTGGAGACTGAAAAAGAGCTGTTGAGATTTGAAGCGGGTGAGTATGATGTGATGATCGCGACAAGTATCATAGAGAGTGGGATTCATATGCCGCGTGTCAATACCATCATCGTTGATGGTGCGGACAGATTTGGGATCGCTGACCTGCATCAGCTACGTGGGCGTGTTGGTCGTGGTCATGTTGAAGGATTTGCCTACTTT
Proteins encoded in this window:
- a CDS encoding M23 family metallopeptidase; amino-acid sequence: MDKHFTVTIHDDNGYKQFNLHKFVKKAFLYAGIFLLTLALIAVGTILYLNYSVESVQKKRDAIEKAYLEMKKENAALENSMKATRYSLDEKKKQLHQLSDSLTEIETLIGLKPLGDESLQDRVSIAKLSSSQRATLLQLIPSGSPVAYRGITSKFGYRIHPTLGTKEFHRGTDMKAQLNTPVYATADGLVEWAGYHKSSGFGRLIILEHVYGFKSYYGHLNKVVVKSGKFVKKGDLIGYTGNSGLSNGPHLHYEIRFIHRALNPFYFIKWTQHHYNEIFQKEKKVPWQSLIMATSRLKVVPQIQTQQSLQPEQKSQEKLSSRVISTSTVN
- a CDS encoding bactofilin family protein, with amino-acid sequence MDGELEGSITSSKEVNVGKNGHVKGNIVTNRLVVQGYVEGSVEADRVEIKAAGHVNGEITSIELVIESKGVFEGNSIVKNSSNHANIEKTATAKQV
- a CDS encoding bifunctional folylpolyglutamate synthase/dihydrofolate synthase — its product is MLQEFLDAKPLFYDEIDYDRMPCVYGRISSQFKFPKIIHIIGTNGKGTTGRFLATALYKKGYRVGHYTSPHILQFNERVWFNGSDVAMECLESTHKKLLALLTQDEAESLSYFEYTTLLAMLYYSDKSDFVVLEAGLGGEHDATAVFANDLTLVTPIAMDHEAFLGSDIESIAKTKLNAAQKAVIIAKQRYKVVYDIMNELQKEKGLQTFRVEELLDEKDRQNILKIAEHEILATYLQTNLALAIAALKYFKIEYSVEDFYNAKLFGRLSVLEKNIIVDVGHNVLAAESISESLKNNKYTLVYNSYKDKNYKEILSVLKPIIETVELIDVYNARVEESGYLQQTLEDLGINYSKFKKLETEKKYLVFGSFSVVEAFLKVYRG
- a CDS encoding DEAD/DEAH box helicase, which produces MSQAALYNYLKNSHEAIDVLVCEDSKEADELQNVVKFFNKDVVVFPDFRPSYGDDLRSYKEELHELLHALREYHSSKKKPLVISPLKTLLFPLPKPELMSEMTLEFGTEIDLAAFKEKMLFWGYTFVDMVQVAGEISHRGDIIDIFVPSSKNPVRISLFDTEIEQIKAFDLDTQRTLGEELESVKITSAFFALDEASYNELNKRIEASAFDALSRDIASLGFWHLDAMAENFLDGKKALLSRSLDNALVDAYAINNPQISREAFELDILPENESVKELVVANVEQLIKVHKEKKITLIAANKATVKQAGIYDTTNINVVEAPYILNIITDDELVISLNKPSKKRRRRKSSILLDDLKTGDYVVHEDYGVGIFEKIEQTEILGGVKDFIVIKYVGDDKILLPVENLDYIDRYIAGGGSVPVLDRLGKGSFGKLKAKVRKRLLEIAGQIVNTAAARALIKAPKISLSKKEVQEFQALSGFDYTDDQTLSVNEILTQMSSGHIMDRLLSGDVGFGKTEIALNTIYAAYKSGYQSAFIVPTTLLSAQHFRSLDERFSELGIRYAKLDRFVTAKEKNAIIKGLASGEIDCVVGTHTLFGLEFKKLGVVIIDEEHKFGVKQKEKIKELYHNVHLLSMSATPIPRSLNQALSSIKTMSQLLTPPSERQGVRTFVKEYDEKLIKEVILRELRRGGQVFYVHNSIDHMPIKMGELKALLPDLRILMLHSKISAVETEKELLRFEAGEYDVMIATSIIESGIHMPRVNTIIVDGADRFGIADLHQLRGRVGRGHVEGFAYFIVQNRETLTDEAKKRLLALESNSFLGSGSVLAHHDLEIRGGGNLVGDAQSGHIKNIGYSLYLKMLEDAIKELSNTKESERIKVDIKLTISAYISDEVVHEDRLRLDVYRRLSQCEEVVEIYEIEEELIDRFGELDMPTKQFVELMVIKLLALDKKIKSIGNYGQNITFTYFNDSKETIKSDSKDDDDIIKATLYYLRNAKPKAV